In the genome of Cellulosilyticum sp. I15G10I2, one region contains:
- the dusB gene encoding tRNA dihydrouridine synthase DusB, with amino-acid sequence MKFGNVTTPNNVFLAPMAGVTDLPFRLICKEFGCGMVYTEMVSAKGLLYKNEKTNDLLYIDPKEHPIGAQLFGSDPDILAKTAKEVAKSDVDFIDINMGCPAPKITKNGEGSALMKTPELIGDIIYKVVRQLDKPLTVKIRKGFDENTVNAVEVAKIAAEAGASAITVHGRTREQFYSGVADWDIIKQIKANITIPVIGNGDVKTPEDAKRMLDYTKCDALMIGRAAQGNPWLFKRILHYLETGKLLEEPSFDERIEVILKHAKMLIDYKGNYTGIREMRSHLTSYIKGVHGAAHIRRALTTVESYADIEKILESLRHHF; translated from the coding sequence ATGAAATTTGGGAATGTAACAACTCCTAACAATGTATTTTTAGCACCTATGGCAGGTGTTACAGACCTTCCTTTTAGACTCATTTGCAAAGAGTTTGGATGTGGTATGGTATATACAGAAATGGTAAGTGCAAAAGGGTTGCTGTATAAAAATGAGAAAACAAATGACTTACTATATATTGACCCAAAAGAACATCCGATAGGCGCACAGCTTTTTGGAAGTGATCCTGACATTTTAGCTAAAACAGCAAAAGAGGTTGCTAAAAGTGATGTAGACTTTATTGATATTAATATGGGATGTCCTGCACCTAAGATTACTAAGAATGGTGAAGGTTCAGCACTTATGAAAACACCAGAACTAATAGGTGATATTATTTATAAGGTTGTACGCCAGTTAGATAAACCACTTACAGTTAAAATAAGAAAAGGATTTGATGAAAACACGGTTAATGCTGTAGAAGTAGCTAAAATAGCAGCCGAGGCAGGTGCGAGTGCTATCACAGTACATGGGAGAACAAGAGAACAATTTTACAGTGGCGTTGCTGATTGGGATATTATTAAACAGATTAAAGCAAACATAACGATTCCTGTCATAGGCAATGGAGATGTTAAAACACCAGAAGATGCTAAGCGTATGCTGGATTATACAAAGTGTGATGCCCTGATGATAGGCAGAGCAGCACAAGGGAATCCTTGGTTATTTAAAAGAATACTACACTATTTAGAGACAGGTAAGTTACTTGAAGAACCGTCATTTGATGAAAGAATAGAAGTTATTCTAAAACATGCTAAGATGCTCATAGACTATAAAGGAAACTATACAGGCATAAGAGAAATGAGATCGCATCTTACTTCTTATATTAAAGGTGTTCATGGTGCTGCGCATATAAGAAGAGCTTTGACCACTGTAGAAAGTTATGCAGATATAGAAAAGATTTTAGAAAGTTTGAGACACCATTTTTAA
- the greA gene encoding transcription elongation factor GreA, translating into MASKKVLLTYEGIKTLEAELENLKTVRRNDVAEKLKEARAQGDLSENAEYDAAKEEQAEIESRIAELENMLKNAVVIDAEDVKIDVVKPGYRVRLYDYSFEEEVEYLIVGSTEADPANGKISNESPVGEALLNHKVGVEVEVETAYGIDKYKILEISN; encoded by the coding sequence ATGGCAAGCAAAAAGGTATTACTCACATACGAGGGGATAAAGACATTAGAAGCAGAACTAGAAAACTTAAAGACAGTTCGTCGTAACGATGTAGCTGAGAAGCTTAAGGAAGCAAGAGCACAAGGGGACTTATCAGAAAACGCAGAATATGATGCAGCAAAAGAAGAACAAGCTGAGATAGAATCGAGAATAGCAGAACTTGAAAATATGCTTAAAAATGCAGTTGTTATTGATGCAGAAGATGTTAAGATAGATGTTGTAAAGCCAGGTTATAGAGTAAGACTTTATGATTACTCTTTTGAAGAAGAAGTAGAATATTTAATAGTAGGCTCTACAGAAGCTGATCCGGCAAATGGCAAAATATCTAATGAGTCTCCAGTGGGAGAAGCTCTTTTAAATCATAAAGTAGGAGTAGAAGTAGAAGTAGAAACTGCATATGGTATAGATAAATATAAGATATTAGAAATTTCAAACTAA
- the lysS gene encoding lysine--tRNA ligase, with protein MEKQNEVHNEENLNEQIKVRYEKLRELQAKGKDPFQITKFEVTGYSEQIHKNFETLENSETAVAGRLMAKRDMGKASFIHIQDKEGKIQSYVRKDELGEEAYAEFKRYDIGDIVGIKGLIFRTQKGEISIRAKEVTLLSKSLKVLPEKYHGLKDTELRYRQRYVDLIVNPEVKDTFIKRSLIIREMRNFLDNRGYIEVETPVLHSIAGGAAARPFITHHNALDIDMYMRVAPELKLKRLIVGGFDRVYEIGRVFRNEGMSVRHNPEFTILELYEAYADYHDIMNLTEEVIRHAAMKVIGTAVVEYNGITIDLEKPFERLTMVDAVKKYASVDFDEVADLEAAKSLAKEHHINYENHHGKGDILNLFFEKYVEEHLIQPTFIMDHPVEISPLSKRKPSNPDYTERFELFIVGREHANAFSELNDPVDQRGRFMHQEELRAAGDDEANAIDEDFLNALEYGMPPTGGLGIGVDRLVMLLTNSYSIRDVLLFPTMKPLSE; from the coding sequence ATGGAAAAACAAAATGAAGTACACAATGAAGAAAATCTTAATGAACAGATCAAAGTAAGATACGAGAAATTAAGAGAGCTTCAGGCGAAAGGTAAAGATCCTTTTCAAATTACAAAATTTGAAGTAACAGGATATAGCGAGCAGATCCATAAAAACTTTGAAACATTAGAAAACTCTGAAACAGCAGTGGCTGGGCGTCTGATGGCCAAACGTGATATGGGTAAAGCATCTTTTATTCATATTCAAGATAAAGAGGGTAAAATTCAGTCTTATGTAAGAAAAGATGAGCTAGGCGAGGAAGCCTACGCAGAATTTAAAAGATATGATATAGGTGATATAGTAGGGATAAAGGGACTTATATTCAGAACACAAAAAGGTGAAATTTCTATAAGAGCTAAGGAAGTAACACTTTTATCTAAAAGCTTAAAAGTATTGCCAGAAAAGTATCATGGTTTAAAAGATACAGAACTTAGATATCGTCAGCGTTATGTGGATCTGATTGTTAATCCTGAAGTAAAGGATACTTTTATTAAACGTAGTTTGATTATAAGAGAAATGAGAAATTTCTTAGATAATAGAGGGTATATTGAAGTTGAGACGCCTGTTCTTCATTCTATTGCAGGTGGGGCGGCAGCGCGCCCGTTTATAACGCATCATAATGCATTAGATATTGATATGTACATGCGTGTTGCACCTGAGCTTAAGTTAAAACGCCTTATTGTAGGTGGATTTGACAGGGTCTATGAAATAGGACGTGTTTTTCGTAATGAAGGTATGTCTGTAAGACACAATCCAGAGTTTACAATCCTTGAATTATATGAAGCCTATGCAGATTATCATGACATTATGAATCTCACAGAAGAGGTTATTAGACACGCAGCGATGAAAGTAATAGGAACAGCTGTTGTTGAATATAATGGCATAACTATTGACCTTGAAAAGCCATTTGAAAGACTTACAATGGTAGATGCGGTTAAAAAGTATGCAAGCGTTGATTTTGATGAAGTAGCTGATCTAGAAGCTGCAAAATCACTTGCGAAAGAGCATCATATTAATTATGAAAATCATCATGGCAAAGGAGATATCTTAAACCTCTTTTTTGAAAAGTACGTTGAAGAACACCTGATTCAGCCGACATTCATTATGGATCATCCAGTGGAGATATCACCGCTTTCAAAACGCAAACCTTCAAATCCTGATTACACAGAAAGATTTGAACTCTTTATAGTAGGCCGTGAGCACGCAAATGCCTTCTCAGAGCTTAACGATCCGGTTGACCAAAGAGGTCGTTTTATGCACCAAGAAGAACTGCGTGCAGCCGGAGATGACGAAGCCAACGCAATCGATGAAGATTTTTTAAATGCCCTTGAGTATGGTATGCCCCCAACAGGTGGACTTGGTATAGGGGTTGACCGATTAGTTATGCTTCTTACTAATTCCTATTCTATAAGAGATGTTTTATTATTTCCAACAATGAAGCCACTTAGTGAATAA
- a CDS encoding type II toxin -antitoxin system TacA 1-like antitoxin: MNKTISMSIRVSEEVEELKKAAKLEEYASYSEFIRRTALKEATRVIAENMEKEV; this comes from the coding sequence ATGAATAAAACAATATCTATGAGTATTCGTGTGAGTGAAGAAGTTGAAGAGCTAAAAAAGGCGGCAAAGTTAGAAGAATATGCTTCGTATAGTGAATTTATACGAAGAACCGCCCTTAAAGAGGCTACAAGGGTTATTGCAGAAAATATGGAGAAGGAGGTATAG
- a CDS encoding site-specific DNA-methyltransferase, with product MANINEIISEVAKLNPELARQIQKYVKDHSYGLVFERNLPEAIRLYKKEPIPGDTVNILPKRGNEEADENKIPWVVKAIKEGKATLEYDVEIKEVEIEDIAVLVSYRDVIYPGLKEIDRVERGNPDDPYHMVINSENYHALEALTYAYAGKVDCIYIDPPYNNRNRSWKYNNNYVSDDDQYKHSKWLAFMERRLKLAKQLLNPKDSVLIVTIDEKEYARLALLLEQIFPEANIQMITSVISAKGVVRAGQFSRVEEYIFILQFGIATVQQQLVNMLDEKVKKEADREIEWLGFRRRAPQAKRLSRPNQFYPVYVNNDDGTIHEIGDVVKAGIDRNTVFVPEGCTALWPLSKDGDERLWSLIPEQARTSWKKGYLRIKNWNKDNKTGTVYYLASGTIEDIENGKATIIGKNTDGSIIAKYIEKGTTPPKRVWNMRTHNAETYGTNILNSMIGTRFDYPKSLYAVHDVLKFYLENHTNALVVDFFAGSGTTLHAVNLLNAEDGGKRRCVCITNNEVSEEEEKKYTEKGLRPSDPEWEKYGIANYVTWPRTVCSIEGHDVNGKPLTGNYGKPSKDIDLGYDMPISDGFKANAVFCELTYESAWPIRLDRAFDAIAPILWMQAGCQGPIIKRIGKSYLTTDFYGVLFDYGQASKFCEKVKKTQSIKTVFVVTDDQRRYSNMCKRLPGVEVHRLYETFLRTFEICGEGGLD from the coding sequence ATGGCTAATATTAATGAAATCATTTCTGAGGTAGCAAAGTTAAATCCTGAACTTGCTCGTCAGATTCAGAAATATGTGAAGGACCATTCATATGGTCTTGTGTTTGAACGTAATTTGCCAGAAGCGATTAGATTGTACAAGAAAGAACCGATTCCTGGTGATACCGTGAATATTCTTCCTAAACGTGGCAATGAAGAGGCTGATGAAAATAAGATTCCGTGGGTTGTAAAAGCAATCAAAGAAGGTAAGGCAACTCTTGAGTATGATGTTGAAATAAAAGAGGTTGAAATTGAAGATATTGCAGTTCTTGTAAGTTATCGAGATGTAATTTATCCAGGTTTGAAAGAAATTGACCGTGTGGAGAGAGGCAATCCTGATGACCCGTATCATATGGTAATTAATTCGGAAAATTATCATGCGCTGGAAGCATTGACCTACGCTTACGCAGGCAAGGTGGATTGCATCTATATTGACCCGCCGTACAATAACCGAAACCGCAGCTGGAAATACAACAACAATTATGTTTCAGATGACGACCAGTACAAGCACAGCAAGTGGCTTGCTTTCATGGAACGTCGTCTGAAACTGGCGAAGCAGCTGCTGAATCCTAAAGATTCTGTGTTGATTGTTACGATTGATGAGAAAGAATATGCTCGCTTAGCTCTCTTGTTAGAGCAGATTTTCCCTGAAGCAAACATACAAATGATTACAAGTGTAATTAGTGCTAAAGGAGTTGTTCGAGCAGGACAGTTCTCAAGAGTAGAAGAATACATATTTATTCTTCAATTTGGAATAGCTACTGTTCAGCAACAGCTTGTTAACATGCTTGATGAAAAAGTAAAAAAGGAAGCTGATAGAGAAATAGAATGGCTTGGATTTAGAAGAAGAGCACCACAAGCAAAACGTTTATCTCGTCCAAATCAGTTTTATCCTGTATATGTAAATAATGACGATGGAACAATACACGAAATAGGAGATGTTGTTAAAGCGGGTATAGATAGAAATACAGTATTTGTGCCAGAAGGATGTACAGCATTGTGGCCATTAAGCAAAGATGGAGATGAACGATTGTGGAGTTTGATTCCAGAACAAGCTCGAACTAGTTGGAAAAAAGGTTATCTTCGTATAAAAAACTGGAATAAAGATAACAAAACAGGAACTGTATATTATTTAGCATCTGGAACAATAGAAGATATTGAGAATGGTAAAGCCACAATTATAGGAAAAAACACAGATGGTTCAATTATTGCAAAATATATAGAGAAAGGAACTACTCCACCAAAAAGAGTTTGGAATATGCGCACACACAATGCGGAAACATATGGTACCAACATATTAAACAGTATGATAGGGACACGTTTTGATTATCCAAAATCGTTATATGCGGTGCACGATGTTTTGAAGTTTTATCTGGAAAACCATACAAACGCTCTTGTTGTTGATTTTTTTGCTGGGTCAGGAACAACCCTTCATGCTGTGAATCTTCTTAACGCTGAAGACGGTGGCAAAAGACGCTGTGTCTGTATAACAAATAATGAAGTATCTGAGGAAGAAGAGAAGAAATACACAGAAAAAGGGCTTCGTCCTTCAGACCCTGAATGGGAAAAATATGGTATTGCAAATTATGTTACATGGCCTCGAACAGTATGTAGTATCGAAGGTCATGATGTGAATGGTAAACCATTGACAGGAAATTATGGTAAACCATCAAAGGATATTGATTTGGGGTATGACATGCCTATATCAGATGGATTCAAAGCGAATGCCGTATTTTGCGAATTGACATACGAATCTGCATGGCCTATTCGCCTTGATAGAGCATTTGATGCAATTGCTCCGATTCTTTGGATGCAGGCAGGATGCCAGGGACCGATTATTAAGCGTATTGGTAAGAGCTATTTAACCACAGATTTCTACGGAGTACTTTTTGACTACGGTCAGGCTTCAAAGTTCTGTGAGAAAGTGAAGAAAACGCAATCAATTAAGACAGTGTTTGTGGTTACAGATGACCAGAGACGTTATTCAAATATGTGTAAACGTCTACCAGGAGTGGAAGTACATAGATTGTACGAGACATTCCTGAGAACATTTGAGATTTGTGGTGAAGGAGGGTTAGACTGA
- a CDS encoding DEAD/DEAH box helicase — translation MKYGLKGFQEDAVKSLLNKMESMQRSYEADGSLSAVALTAPTGAGKTVISAAVAEGLFYGNETYAGDDRAVILWLSDSPSLNEQTMKRFDAATDLLNGATAMEAIGPDFAKNHSKLMPGHIYFLNRQLLGKGKKLSNEAEGGRSFYDVLNDTIDDSDIHLYLFIDEAHRGLGSGNDKGTSDSANKTIYSIIIDGQDGVNKPMPCVVGISATPERFNNAMQGRKNRDMKASVDVPVSAVRDSGLIKDTIELRTPKKAADTKHQDLTQACVKLAESSKKWKDYCTEKDKDVLPVVIPLMVVQVEDKVTTDTLTALCAQIHKTLPWLDISDCFANVFGEHEDIVTTAGKIPYVKPEEVEERTNIRVVFAKDAISTGWDCPRAEVIYSRRKRTDSTYIAQLIGRMIRTPLARRVPTMEELNTVACYLPEYDSSTIESVVERLKEDNVALPGTTIIKNPADVKFFGEAKKTVEKKLSKLQAAGTSTSATTGVSTTFDVTGVSIICEPSTYGENPVDVVSGTEFAVNTEDDFVVNIDDIEETEQELTDALARIPKVDSDVIKSSFEGIITRQVRHDKPNHFLDLWDCIDIITSDMDEDSDLESQIQEEFYNNIEGEIKKHPAEFKRSLGDIKNTTVTVKRVDPLTGEEFEDKEELVENDADRLVAYYKHAVSVFAGASDLIKYYINKRKEDEYDSDVQAIGRIAAVGYCMEIVQAMEIWAENKTEELLSLYGPHRYAVSDEHRERWDAIEGNTKPYIERNLSVRASITRQNKEYDAYEKHIISDEMGWSYHNLNPLEQKVLRTELAKPLNVAWYRNQARNLNASLAIPYIINGKLEPMYPDFIFFQQIGNGNVVRMIVDPHGDWLGDSVAKLKGYIAYIKDHPDMFGSVQAVTDGKGGVCRYLDLMKPAVQTAIEKFTGSSAKELFNGPLSKEYKIIEE, via the coding sequence ATGAAATATGGGTTGAAGGGTTTTCAGGAGGATGCAGTGAAATCTCTTTTGAATAAGATGGAATCCATGCAACGTAGCTATGAAGCAGATGGTTCACTTTCTGCTGTAGCGTTGACTGCTCCGACTGGTGCAGGCAAAACGGTTATTTCGGCTGCTGTTGCAGAGGGATTATTTTATGGTAATGAAACATATGCGGGAGATGATAGAGCTGTAATCTTATGGCTGTCTGATAGTCCGAGCTTGAATGAACAGACTATGAAGAGATTTGATGCAGCAACTGATTTGCTTAATGGGGCAACTGCTATGGAAGCTATTGGACCAGATTTTGCAAAGAATCATAGCAAATTGATGCCTGGACACATTTATTTCTTGAATAGACAGTTACTTGGTAAGGGCAAGAAATTGTCAAATGAAGCTGAGGGTGGACGTTCATTTTATGATGTATTGAACGATACAATTGATGATTCGGATATTCATTTGTATCTGTTCATTGATGAAGCACATAGAGGTCTTGGCTCAGGAAATGATAAAGGAACTTCAGATAGTGCTAATAAGACTATTTACAGCATTATCATTGATGGTCAGGATGGAGTGAATAAACCAATGCCTTGCGTAGTTGGTATTTCAGCTACTCCAGAACGATTCAATAATGCAATGCAAGGACGTAAGAATCGTGATATGAAAGCATCTGTTGATGTTCCAGTATCCGCAGTAAGAGATTCTGGTCTTATCAAGGATACGATTGAACTTCGTACTCCGAAGAAAGCTGCTGACACAAAACATCAGGATTTAACACAGGCATGTGTGAAATTAGCAGAATCATCAAAGAAGTGGAAAGATTACTGTACAGAGAAGGATAAGGATGTTCTGCCAGTAGTTATTCCATTAATGGTTGTACAGGTTGAGGATAAGGTTACAACGGATACCTTGACTGCTTTGTGTGCTCAGATTCATAAGACTCTTCCATGGCTTGATATTTCTGATTGTTTTGCAAACGTATTTGGTGAACATGAGGATATTGTTACCACTGCAGGAAAGATTCCGTATGTGAAACCAGAAGAAGTAGAGGAACGTACTAATATTCGAGTTGTTTTTGCAAAGGATGCAATTTCAACGGGTTGGGATTGCCCTCGTGCAGAGGTTATTTATTCAAGACGTAAGCGAACTGATTCTACATATATTGCACAGCTGATTGGTCGTATGATTCGTACACCATTGGCAAGACGTGTTCCTACAATGGAAGAATTAAATACCGTAGCGTGTTATCTTCCTGAGTATGATTCAAGTACAATAGAATCTGTAGTGGAACGATTAAAAGAAGATAACGTTGCTTTGCCAGGAACAACAATTATTAAAAATCCAGCAGATGTAAAATTCTTCGGTGAAGCGAAGAAAACAGTCGAAAAGAAGCTGTCAAAATTACAAGCTGCAGGTACATCTACATCTGCTACAACAGGTGTATCTACTACATTCGATGTTACAGGTGTTAGTATAATTTGTGAGCCATCAACATATGGTGAAAATCCAGTAGATGTTGTTTCTGGAACAGAATTTGCTGTAAATACAGAAGATGATTTTGTTGTGAATATTGATGATATCGAAGAAACTGAACAGGAATTGACTGACGCTTTAGCACGAATTCCAAAGGTAGATAGCGATGTCATTAAATCAAGCTTCGAAGGAATCATTACTAGACAAGTGCGTCATGATAAGCCAAATCATTTCTTAGATTTGTGGGATTGTATTGATATTATTACATCTGATATGGATGAGGATTCAGACTTGGAAAGTCAGATTCAGGAAGAATTCTACAATAATATCGAGGGTGAAATTAAAAAGCATCCAGCAGAATTTAAGCGTTCTCTTGGAGATATCAAAAATACAACTGTTACGGTAAAACGAGTTGACCCATTGACAGGAGAAGAATTCGAAGATAAAGAGGAGCTTGTTGAGAATGATGCTGATAGATTGGTAGCATACTATAAGCATGCTGTTAGTGTATTTGCAGGAGCTTCTGATTTGATTAAATATTATATCAATAAGCGTAAAGAAGATGAATATGATTCTGATGTTCAGGCAATTGGTCGCATAGCTGCCGTGGGATATTGTATGGAAATTGTTCAGGCAATGGAAATATGGGCAGAGAATAAGACAGAAGAATTGCTTAGCTTATATGGTCCACATCGATATGCTGTGTCAGATGAACATAGAGAACGATGGGATGCTATTGAAGGTAATACAAAGCCATATATTGAACGTAATCTTAGCGTTCGGGCAAGTATCACACGTCAGAATAAAGAATATGATGCATATGAAAAACATATCATTAGTGACGAGATGGGTTGGTCGTATCATAACCTGAATCCTTTGGAACAAAAGGTTCTTAGAACTGAGTTGGCTAAACCTTTAAATGTAGCGTGGTACAGAAATCAAGCAAGAAACTTGAATGCATCTCTTGCAATTCCATACATAATTAATGGTAAGTTGGAACCTATGTATCCAGATTTCATTTTCTTCCAGCAGATTGGAAATGGGAATGTAGTACGTATGATTGTTGACCCACATGGAGATTGGCTTGGTGATAGCGTGGCTAAACTGAAAGGATATATTGCATACATAAAAGACCATCCAGACATGTTTGGTTCAGTACAGGCAGTTACCGATGGAAAAGGTGGAGTATGCAGATATTTGGATTTGATGAAGCCAGCTGTTCAGACCGCTATTGAAAAATTTACTGGTAGTTCTGCAAAAGAACTTTTTAATGGTCCTCTAAGTAAGGAGTACAAAATCATAGAGGAATAA
- a CDS encoding helix-turn-helix domain-containing protein translates to MYNKFKFGERISNLRKERWKLYKNHINNNPNPYEKYSFCGTQETLAEALEVERRAISGWETGATSPSLENLVNLCEKLDCDVDYLLGADKLPDISPISLASHYSGISTPIIKYGLENPDYLDCLNFFMNPDNCSALFNDITLTTWSEYLNNRILDEIYDPLKTLICNTFQRYQAFTPFKDYCSDGFKEELAIALPKSQMFFSQQKLGTGINIKACISADIYINLKLSPKNESSYDTLLNFLSREVYDALYTKALIEFQKDNLGKSFVNLFNRYLDD, encoded by the coding sequence ATGTATAACAAATTTAAGTTTGGAGAACGAATTAGTAATTTACGAAAAGAGCGATGGAAGTTATATAAAAACCATATAAATAACAATCCAAATCCCTATGAAAAATATTCATTTTGCGGAACTCAAGAAACTTTAGCAGAAGCCTTAGAAGTCGAAAGGAGAGCAATAAGCGGATGGGAGACTGGTGCAACATCCCCATCTTTAGAAAATCTTGTTAATCTATGCGAGAAGCTCGACTGTGATGTTGATTATCTACTTGGAGCTGATAAATTACCAGACATAAGTCCAATATCATTAGCATCACACTATTCTGGTATATCCACCCCAATTATCAAATACGGATTAGAAAACCCAGATTATCTCGATTGCCTGAACTTTTTTATGAACCCTGACAACTGCTCAGCTTTATTTAACGATATTACATTAACAACATGGAGTGAATACTTAAACAATCGTATACTTGATGAAATCTATGACCCTTTGAAGACTTTGATTTGTAATACATTTCAGCGTTATCAAGCCTTCACACCTTTTAAAGATTATTGTTCAGATGGTTTCAAAGAAGAACTCGCTATTGCTTTACCTAAATCTCAGATGTTTTTCTCACAACAAAAACTAGGTACTGGCATAAATATTAAAGCTTGCATTAGTGCCGATATCTATATAAATTTGAAGTTGTCACCAAAAAACGAATCCAGTTATGATACTCTTTTGAATTTCTTGTCTAGAGAAGTATATGATGCACTTTACACAAAAGCACTTATTGAATTTCAAAAAGATAATCTAGGGAAATCTTTTGTTAATTTGTTTAATAGATATTTAGATGATTAA
- a CDS encoding excisionase, with translation MKGVNIIKREIPIWEKANLTLEEASAYSGIGINRLRKIADNKNCSFVLWCGSKRLIKRKKLDEYIDKQYSI, from the coding sequence ATGAAAGGAGTGAATATTATAAAACGTGAAATTCCTATATGGGAAAAAGCAAACCTGACATTAGAGGAAGCATCTGCATATTCTGGCATTGGGATAAACAGATTAAGAAAAATTGCTGATAATAAAAATTGTTCGTTTGTTCTCTGGTGTGGGAGTAAGCGGTTGATTAAACGTAAAAAATTAGATGAATACATAGATAAGCAGTATTCGATATAA
- a CDS encoding tyrosine-type recombinase/integrase produces MAVERRKDNKKRVLKEGEYQRSNGTFEYKWRDKRGKRHSIYAKTLEELRDKEVDVLRDALDGIRVDKKDLTINDLYNLWVQLKRGLKDNTFQNYKYMYTQFVEPDFGYTKIAELKRTDVRAFYNHLADAQHLKTATIDNIHTVMHQVLELGVEDDYLRYNPSDNALKELKKAHNNDSEKKKALTVPEQELFEAFLQKQGQYHRWYPIFIVLLWTGMRVGEITGLRWCDIDLEDEMISINHTLVYYSRGKEEGCSFAINTPKTEAGKRIIPMLPKVKEAFLLEKQYQEECGLKCNTVVDGYTDFIFINRFGGVQHQGTLNKALRRIIRDCNYDVLDNRKQSAVTLPRFSNHSLRHTFTTRMCEAGVNIKAMQDILGHADSETTMDIYAEATKDFKRTELINFEDYFNSQKIGQADII; encoded by the coding sequence ATGGCAGTAGAGAGACGCAAAGATAATAAAAAAAGAGTTTTAAAAGAAGGTGAATATCAGCGTTCAAATGGAACATTTGAATATAAATGGAGAGATAAAAGAGGAAAGCGTCACTCCATTTACGCAAAGACGCTTGAAGAGCTTCGAGATAAGGAAGTTGATGTTTTACGAGATGCATTAGATGGTATCAGGGTAGACAAAAAGGACTTAACAATTAATGACCTATACAACTTGTGGGTGCAACTTAAAAGAGGGTTGAAAGATAATACTTTTCAAAACTATAAATATATGTACACACAATTTGTTGAACCAGATTTTGGATATACTAAAATTGCTGAATTAAAAAGAACAGATGTAAGAGCATTTTATAATCATCTGGCAGATGCGCAGCATTTAAAGACAGCAACAATAGATAATATTCATACAGTAATGCATCAAGTATTAGAGCTAGGGGTTGAAGATGATTATTTAAGATATAATCCATCTGACAATGCATTGAAAGAACTCAAAAAGGCTCATAATAACGATTCGGAGAAAAAGAAAGCTCTGACAGTACCGGAACAAGAATTATTTGAAGCCTTTTTACAGAAACAAGGTCAATATCATAGGTGGTATCCTATTTTCATAGTCTTGTTATGGACTGGAATGAGAGTAGGAGAAATTACTGGTTTGCGCTGGTGTGACATTGATTTAGAGGATGAAATGATAAGTATTAATCATACCCTTGTATATTATAGCAGAGGGAAAGAGGAAGGCTGTTCATTCGCTATCAATACACCAAAGACAGAAGCTGGAAAGAGAATAATACCTATGTTACCAAAGGTAAAAGAAGCATTTCTTTTAGAAAAACAGTATCAAGAAGAATGTGGATTGAAATGTAATACGGTTGTAGATGGATATACGGATTTTATTTTCATCAATCGTTTTGGTGGTGTACAGCATCAAGGAACGCTCAATAAGGCATTAAGAAGAATTATTCGAGATTGCAATTATGATGTGTTAGATAACAGGAAGCAGAGTGCAGTTACACTCCCTAGATTCAGTAATCACTCATTACGGCATACGTTTACTACAAGGATGTGTGAAGCAGGAGTGAATATAAAGGCAATGCAGGATATTCTGGGACACGCTGATTCAGAGACTACAATGGATATTTATGCAGAAGCTACAAAGGATTTTAAGCGTACAGAGTTGATTAACTTCGAAGATTATTTTAATTCACAGAAGATTGGTCAAGCTGACATTATCTAA